One window of the Thermasporomyces composti genome contains the following:
- a CDS encoding peroxiredoxin produces MGEQAPDFVRADHHGTQVRLRDVWSASTVVLVFYPFAFTGVCTGELRALAGALPRFEVAEARVLAVSCDSMFTLRAFADQEGLAFPLVSDFWPHGEVARSYGVFDEERGCARRGTFVIDRSGVVRWSVVNDIFDARDVDDYLEAVERLRT; encoded by the coding sequence GTGGGAGAGCAGGCGCCGGACTTCGTGCGCGCCGACCACCACGGAACGCAGGTACGCCTCCGGGACGTGTGGTCGGCCAGCACGGTCGTGTTGGTCTTCTATCCTTTCGCCTTCACTGGCGTCTGCACCGGAGAGCTGCGGGCTCTCGCGGGCGCGTTGCCGAGGTTCGAGGTGGCGGAGGCGCGCGTGCTGGCGGTCTCCTGTGACTCGATGTTCACTCTCCGCGCCTTCGCCGATCAAGAGGGGCTGGCGTTCCCGCTCGTGAGCGACTTCTGGCCGCATGGGGAGGTGGCTCGGTCCTACGGTGTCTTCGACGAGGAGCGGGGCTGCGCCCGTCGCGGCACCTTCGTCATCGACCGGTCAGGCGTCGTGCGGTGGAGTGTCGTCAACGACATTTTCGACGCCCGTGATGTCGACGACTACCTCGAGGCGGTGGAGCGGCTGCGCACGTGA
- a CDS encoding SPFH domain-containing protein — protein MLFGVPWYSIALIAVAVVVIVILAFRAIWKVAEPNEALIISGLGARGQNADTAESLGFKIVTGKGKLVIPGFQTARRLLLDSRAATLEVGCVTKQGIPVHVRGVVIYKVGDDFASIANAARRFLDQQDTMDEKIHELFAGHLRSIIGNLTVEDLILNRERLASEIRSSSADEMSKLGLVVDSLQIQEIDDTVGYIANLGKPHAAAVAAQARIAEAQRDQEATRAEQEAEAEKAAAVRDSKIKQAEYQAEIDRAAARARQAGPLAEASAKQDVIRAETEAAELAAQLAEQKLQSEVRKPADARAYETRTLAEAERDARISAAEAAAKETELKARAEATAVTTAARAEAEATRMRGEAQGHATRATGEAEAAAARARGLAEAEAQRAQGLAEAEAIKARSAALAENQEAVVAQQLAEKWPEIVRAGAQALGNVDRMIVLNGADGLSDLLAKTLTMGGTGLGLARTLLNAMQEASPQTMNGSVSTTSLANPADGATTGGAAAQKGE, from the coding sequence ATGTTGTTCGGAGTGCCGTGGTACTCCATCGCGCTCATCGCGGTCGCCGTTGTCGTGATCGTGATCCTCGCGTTCCGCGCGATATGGAAGGTGGCCGAGCCTAACGAGGCGCTGATCATCTCAGGGCTTGGTGCCCGTGGTCAGAACGCCGACACCGCCGAGAGCCTCGGCTTCAAGATCGTGACCGGGAAGGGGAAGCTCGTCATCCCGGGCTTCCAGACCGCCCGCCGGTTGCTCCTCGACTCACGCGCCGCGACCCTCGAGGTTGGCTGCGTCACCAAGCAGGGCATCCCCGTCCATGTGCGTGGCGTGGTGATCTACAAGGTGGGTGACGACTTCGCGTCGATCGCGAACGCCGCCCGGCGTTTCCTCGACCAGCAGGACACGATGGACGAGAAGATCCACGAGCTGTTCGCGGGTCACCTGCGGTCCATCATCGGCAACCTGACCGTCGAGGACCTCATTCTCAACCGTGAGCGCCTCGCCTCCGAGATCCGCAGCTCGTCCGCTGACGAGATGAGCAAGCTCGGACTGGTCGTCGACTCCCTGCAGATCCAGGAGATCGACGACACCGTCGGCTACATCGCCAACCTCGGGAAGCCCCACGCCGCCGCCGTCGCGGCGCAGGCGCGGATCGCCGAGGCCCAGCGTGACCAGGAGGCCACTCGGGCGGAGCAGGAGGCTGAGGCGGAGAAGGCCGCCGCGGTCCGCGACAGCAAGATCAAGCAGGCCGAGTACCAAGCCGAGATCGACCGGGCGGCCGCGCGGGCCCGCCAGGCCGGTCCGCTCGCCGAGGCGTCGGCCAAGCAGGACGTCATCCGCGCCGAGACCGAGGCGGCGGAGCTCGCCGCGCAGCTCGCCGAGCAGAAGCTGCAGTCGGAGGTGCGGAAGCCGGCCGACGCGCGCGCGTACGAGACACGCACGCTCGCCGAGGCCGAGCGTGACGCTCGGATCTCGGCGGCGGAGGCGGCCGCGAAGGAGACCGAGCTGAAGGCGCGGGCGGAGGCGACGGCGGTCACGACGGCCGCCCGCGCGGAGGCGGAGGCTACCCGCATGCGCGGTGAGGCGCAGGGTCACGCCACCCGCGCGACGGGTGAGGCGGAGGCGGCGGCCGCGCGGGCGCGTGGTCTCGCCGAGGCCGAGGCGCAACGAGCCCAGGGTCTGGCCGAGGCGGAGGCGATCAAGGCGCGGTCCGCGGCTCTGGCCGAGAACCAGGAGGCCGTGGTCGCGCAACAGCTCGCCGAGAAGTGGCCCGAGATCGTTCGCGCCGGCGCGCAGGCTCTGGGCAACGTCGACCGCATGATCGTCCTCAACGGCGCGGACGGCTTGTCCGACCTGCTCGCCAAGACCTTGACCATGGGCGGCACCGGTCTCGGGCTCGCTCGCACCCTGCTCAACGCCATGCAGGAGGCAAGCCCGCAGACCATGAACGGCTCGGTGTCCACCACCTCCCTGGCGAACCCTGCCGACGGTGCGACCACCGGCGGAGCCGCCGCGCAGAAGGGCGAGTAG
- a CDS encoding Gfo/Idh/MocA family protein: MTAQATAESEAPLRIGILGAGMIATTSYGVLPNLHWIRDKATVVAIADPVSERAKEAAQEFDIPEVYDSLDAMLERADIQAVVNLTPIGVHGQTCRRILEAGKHLATEKPIATSMEDADAIVETAAARGLTVVCAPPDALFPAYQEARRLIDEGTIGKVAFARVRSSHAGPGGSAWGWPTDPSWFYQRGSGPLLDMGVYGIHEITALLGPARRVVAFSGITEPTRVVRGGPFAGTVMEVTADDNTLFMLDFGGATFAVVDGTFNVHAAKSPKIEIFGRKGTLNIRDGHTGGEAPLEVYRTDVLPGVDGWVVPEVWPTLRGQQEWLDKLKRAVLVDHLVDCVRSNRQPVLSAHHARHALEIMLKVAESARTGRALDLTTTF; the protein is encoded by the coding sequence ATGACAGCGCAGGCCACCGCGGAGAGCGAAGCGCCGCTACGGATCGGCATCTTGGGCGCGGGCATGATCGCGACGACGTCGTACGGCGTCCTTCCCAACCTGCACTGGATACGAGACAAGGCGACGGTCGTGGCGATCGCGGACCCGGTGAGCGAACGGGCGAAGGAGGCGGCGCAGGAGTTCGACATCCCCGAGGTCTACGACTCCCTGGACGCCATGCTCGAGCGAGCGGACATCCAGGCCGTGGTCAACCTGACGCCCATCGGGGTGCACGGCCAGACCTGTCGCCGCATCCTCGAGGCGGGCAAGCACCTGGCGACTGAGAAGCCGATCGCGACGTCGATGGAGGACGCCGACGCGATCGTCGAAACCGCTGCCGCACGCGGGCTGACGGTCGTCTGCGCTCCCCCCGACGCGCTGTTCCCCGCCTACCAAGAGGCTCGGCGTCTGATCGACGAGGGCACGATCGGCAAGGTGGCGTTCGCTCGGGTCCGAAGCTCGCACGCTGGTCCCGGTGGTAGCGCGTGGGGATGGCCCACCGACCCGTCCTGGTTCTACCAGCGAGGGTCGGGTCCGCTGCTGGACATGGGCGTCTACGGCATCCACGAGATCACCGCGCTGCTCGGCCCGGCCCGGCGAGTCGTGGCGTTCTCGGGCATCACCGAGCCGACCCGCGTCGTCCGAGGCGGTCCGTTCGCGGGCACGGTGATGGAGGTCACCGCCGACGACAACACGTTGTTCATGTTGGACTTCGGCGGCGCCACGTTCGCGGTGGTGGACGGGACCTTCAACGTGCACGCGGCGAAGAGCCCCAAGATCGAGATCTTCGGGCGGAAGGGCACGCTCAACATTCGCGACGGTCACACTGGTGGCGAGGCGCCGCTCGAGGTGTACCGCACCGACGTCTTGCCTGGTGTCGACGGATGGGTCGTCCCAGAGGTGTGGCCCACGCTGCGCGGGCAGCAGGAGTGGCTGGACAAGCTGAAGCGCGCTGTCTTGGTCGACCACCTCGTCGACTGCGTACGGTCGAACCGGCAGCCCGTGCTGAGTGCGCACCATGCCCGCCACGCGCTGGAGATCATGTTGAAGGTCGCGGAGTCAGCGCGCACGGGGCGCGCGCTCGACCTCACGACGACCTTCTGA
- a CDS encoding Gfo/Idh/MocA family protein encodes MGSTPVRVAMIGFDHWYTALPLARAFAEHPEIEVVGIADADRNRAMDVLARTGLNAPIATEKELLEDPRVQAIAAFGSCEKNPAVCVTAAENGKHIVSIKPMARTLDEATQILTAVRRAGVRFLPGESRPRASAFAQQVRRWLDEGRFGRILTANFQTLSGLPRAWPDADDPGWWVDPERAPGGGWIDHSIYHIDLLRWLTGARVTKVFGVSGNLRHSLGVEDYGHATIEFDSGLVATVEDTWTAPAGGSRQTTTLQGSDGALYHDTLTGKLAITDPDYGGWVQVAAPPSHPSSVDDVIATVRGEGEPLASVEDAWENLAICEAFYRSCAVGKPVEPARLPA; translated from the coding sequence ATGGGCTCGACGCCCGTCCGAGTCGCGATGATCGGCTTCGATCACTGGTACACCGCCCTGCCTCTCGCGCGAGCTTTCGCCGAGCACCCCGAGATCGAGGTCGTCGGGATCGCCGACGCCGACCGGAACCGAGCGATGGACGTCCTCGCCAGGACAGGCCTCAACGCCCCCATCGCCACCGAGAAGGAGCTCCTCGAGGATCCGCGAGTCCAGGCGATCGCGGCCTTCGGCAGCTGTGAGAAGAACCCCGCCGTCTGCGTGACCGCGGCTGAGAACGGCAAGCACATCGTCTCGATCAAGCCGATGGCACGCACGCTCGACGAGGCGACCCAGATCCTGACCGCCGTCCGCCGTGCTGGTGTCCGGTTCCTGCCTGGCGAGTCGCGTCCACGCGCCTCGGCGTTCGCTCAGCAGGTGCGCCGCTGGCTCGACGAAGGACGGTTCGGTCGGATCCTCACCGCGAACTTCCAGACCCTCAGCGGGCTTCCACGCGCCTGGCCGGACGCCGACGACCCGGGCTGGTGGGTCGACCCCGAGCGGGCGCCCGGCGGCGGCTGGATCGACCACAGCATCTACCACATCGACCTGCTGCGCTGGCTCACCGGCGCCAGGGTCACCAAGGTCTTCGGAGTCAGCGGTAACCTGCGCCACTCGCTCGGCGTCGAGGACTACGGCCACGCCACGATCGAGTTCGACTCCGGACTCGTCGCCACGGTCGAGGACACCTGGACGGCGCCGGCTGGTGGGTCACGGCAGACGACGACGCTGCAGGGCAGCGACGGGGCGCTCTACCACGACACCCTCACGGGCAAGCTCGCCATCACCGACCCCGACTACGGCGGCTGGGTCCAGGTGGCGGCTCCGCCGAGCCACCCCTCCAGCGTGGACGACGTGATCGCAACGGTGCGGGGCGAGGGCGAGCCGTTGGCGAGCGTCGAGGACGCCTGGGAGAACCTCGCCATCTGCGAGGCGTTCTACCGCTCCTGCGCCGTGGGCAAGCCTGTGGAGCCGGCCCGACTACCCGCCTAA
- a CDS encoding PucR family transcriptional regulator, with protein sequence MPTLNRAETADRLERASGVLASATIERMRERLSWFRDMNPQDRSWIGLVAQTFFAAFVAWFRDPGVGPVFTTDVLGTAPRELTRKVTLQQTVEMIRTGIEVVEERIEDIVPAEDVPSVREAVLLYSREIAFGAAEVYARAAEMRGAWDARLEALIVDGIVRGDPDEAVRSRAAALGWPESNQVLVVVGRTPEGDVEAGVELIRRDARHASLDVLTGVQGDRLIVMLGGVKDSHKAAARFAAHFGPGPVVHSAVVPDLLAASEAARAAIAGFRAAPAWLDAPRPVSAEELLPERVLAGDDGARQQLITDVYTPLAQAGPVLLETLAAFFENGASIEATARMLFVHANTVRYRLRRITELTGYAPSNPRHAYTLRIALTLGRLHAVDTPDTR encoded by the coding sequence GTGCCCACACTGAACCGAGCCGAGACCGCTGACCGACTGGAACGCGCCAGCGGGGTGCTGGCCTCCGCCACGATCGAGCGGATGCGGGAGCGCCTGTCGTGGTTTCGGGACATGAACCCACAGGACCGCTCCTGGATCGGCCTGGTCGCGCAGACGTTCTTCGCTGCGTTCGTCGCGTGGTTTCGCGACCCTGGCGTCGGGCCGGTGTTCACCACCGACGTCCTCGGCACGGCACCTCGTGAGCTCACGCGCAAGGTGACCCTGCAGCAGACCGTCGAGATGATCCGCACCGGCATCGAGGTCGTCGAGGAGCGCATCGAGGACATCGTCCCGGCCGAGGACGTGCCCAGCGTGCGAGAGGCCGTCCTGCTCTACTCCCGAGAGATCGCGTTCGGAGCCGCGGAGGTCTACGCCAGGGCGGCCGAGATGCGCGGCGCCTGGGACGCCCGGCTGGAGGCGCTCATCGTGGACGGCATCGTGCGCGGCGACCCCGACGAGGCGGTGCGCTCCCGGGCGGCCGCCCTGGGCTGGCCCGAGTCGAACCAGGTGCTCGTGGTGGTCGGCCGGACCCCGGAGGGTGACGTCGAGGCGGGGGTCGAGCTGATCCGTCGAGACGCCCGCCACGCCAGCCTCGACGTGCTCACTGGCGTCCAAGGCGACCGACTCATCGTCATGCTCGGCGGCGTCAAGGACTCCCACAAGGCAGCGGCGAGGTTCGCCGCGCACTTCGGGCCGGGGCCTGTCGTCCACAGCGCGGTCGTCCCCGACCTCCTCGCCGCGTCCGAGGCCGCCCGGGCCGCCATCGCAGGCTTCCGCGCGGCGCCCGCGTGGCTCGACGCCCCACGCCCGGTCTCGGCGGAGGAGCTGCTACCCGAGCGAGTGCTCGCCGGAGACGACGGCGCTCGACAGCAGCTCATCACCGACGTCTACACCCCGCTGGCACAGGCCGGGCCGGTGCTGTTGGAGACGCTGGCGGCGTTCTTCGAGAACGGCGCCTCGATCGAGGCGACCGCGCGCATGTTGTTCGTCCACGCGAACACCGTGCGGTACCGGCTGCGTCGGATCACCGAGCTCACCGGCTACGCGCCGTCCAACCCCCGGCACGCCTACACGCTCCGTATCGCGCTCACACTCGGTCGTCTCCACGCGGTCGACACGCCCGACACGCGGTGA
- a CDS encoding DUF3052 domain-containing protein, which translates to MSATAGQAEGQSGGPAERLGLQPGMVVQELGWDEDVDEDLRRSIEEHTGNELVDEDYDDVVDAVILWWREDDGDLVDALVDTKTDLTDGGVIWLLTPKVGRPGYVDASEIGEAAPTAGLSTTTTLSVAPDWLATKLVTPRARQR; encoded by the coding sequence GTGAGTGCGACCGCAGGCCAGGCCGAGGGCCAGTCCGGCGGGCCGGCAGAGCGGCTTGGTTTGCAGCCGGGCATGGTGGTGCAGGAGCTCGGCTGGGACGAGGACGTCGACGAGGACCTGCGCCGGTCGATCGAGGAACACACCGGGAACGAGCTGGTCGACGAGGACTACGACGACGTCGTCGACGCGGTCATCTTGTGGTGGCGCGAGGACGACGGTGACCTGGTGGATGCGCTCGTCGACACCAAGACCGACCTGACTGATGGTGGTGTGATCTGGCTGCTGACGCCGAAGGTCGGTCGCCCTGGCTACGTCGACGCCAGCGAGATCGGTGAGGCCGCGCCGACCGCCGGTCTGTCGACCACGACGACACTTTCGGTGGCGCCGGATTGGCTGGCGACGAAGTTGGTGACACCACGCGCCCGCCAGCGCTGA
- the aceE gene encoding pyruvate dehydrogenase (acetyl-transferring), homodimeric type: MASGAARRPIITGGLPTQLPDIDPDETREWIESLDAVLDERGRERARYIMLRLLERAREHQVGVPSLLSTDYINTIPPEKEPWFPGDEHIERRIRAYIRWNAAIMVSRANRKGLEVGGHISTYQSAASLYEVGFNHFFRGKDHPGGGDQVFFQGHASPGIYARAFLEGRLTEKHLDAFRQEVSHGRGNGLSSYPHPRLMPHFWEFPTVSMGLSAIEAIYQARFNRYLHNRGIKDTSQQRVWAFLGDGEMGEPESLGAIAVAAREELDNLTFVINCNLQQLDGPVRGNGKVIQELESIFRGAGWNVIKVIWGRDWDPLLAQDVDGVLVNKLNTTPDGQFQTFSVESGAYIREKFFGTDPRLRAMVEGMTDEQLRRLSRGGHDYRKVYAAFKAATEHVGQPTVILAHTIKGWTIEALEGRNATHQMKKLTKDDIKKFRDRLYLPISDKEIDENDLPPYYHPGPESEEIQYMLERRRALGGPLPERRVRPKMLKLPGDPVYSELRKGSGKQKVATTMAFVRLLKDLMRDKEIGARFVPIAPDEFRTFGMDSMFPTAKIYDPHGQLYESVDRKLLLSYKQSPQGQLLHEGISEAGAMGSVIAAGTSYATHGEPMIPVYIFYSMFGFQRTGDLMWAFADQLGRGFLIGATAGRTTLTGEGLQHADGHSHLLAAANPACVAYDPAFAYEISYIVKDGLRRMYGSSEEHPHGEDVFYYITVYNEPQVQPPEPENLDVEGLLRGLYLYAPYPHPTERRTPRAQVLASGVAMSAALEAQRLLSDEWGVAADVWSVTSWNELRREAVECEKWNLLNPEGPARIPYVSTKLESAPGPFVAVSDWMRAVPDQIAKWVPGEFVSLGTDGFGFADTRPAARRFFNVDAESVVVATLAALARRGEVKPSTVKEAAERYAIDDPTAVRHIAQEGADA, from the coding sequence GTGGCTTCTGGAGCAGCGCGTAGGCCCATCATCACCGGTGGCCTTCCCACTCAGCTCCCCGACATCGATCCAGACGAGACCCGGGAATGGATCGAGTCCCTTGACGCCGTGCTCGACGAGCGCGGGCGGGAGCGTGCCCGCTACATCATGCTCCGGCTCCTGGAACGCGCTCGTGAGCATCAAGTGGGCGTGCCCTCCCTGCTGAGTACCGACTACATCAACACGATCCCGCCGGAGAAGGAGCCCTGGTTCCCCGGCGACGAGCACATCGAGCGCCGGATCCGCGCCTACATCCGGTGGAACGCCGCGATCATGGTGTCGCGAGCGAACCGGAAGGGCCTGGAGGTCGGCGGCCACATCTCCACGTACCAGTCCGCCGCCAGCCTGTACGAGGTCGGCTTCAACCACTTCTTCCGTGGCAAGGATCATCCCGGCGGCGGCGACCAGGTGTTCTTCCAAGGCCACGCCTCCCCGGGCATCTACGCCCGTGCCTTCCTCGAGGGACGTCTGACCGAGAAGCACCTCGACGCGTTCCGGCAGGAGGTGTCGCACGGTCGTGGGAACGGCTTGTCCAGCTATCCGCACCCCCGCCTGATGCCCCACTTCTGGGAGTTCCCCACGGTGTCGATGGGGCTCAGCGCGATCGAGGCCATCTACCAGGCGCGGTTCAACCGCTACCTGCACAACCGCGGCATCAAGGACACCTCGCAGCAGCGCGTGTGGGCGTTCCTTGGTGACGGCGAGATGGGCGAGCCGGAGTCGCTCGGCGCCATCGCCGTCGCCGCCCGCGAGGAGCTGGACAACCTCACGTTCGTCATCAACTGCAACCTGCAGCAGCTCGACGGGCCGGTCCGCGGCAACGGCAAGGTGATCCAGGAGCTGGAGTCGATCTTCCGCGGCGCCGGCTGGAACGTGATCAAGGTCATCTGGGGCAGGGACTGGGACCCGCTGCTCGCCCAGGACGTCGATGGCGTCCTCGTCAACAAGCTGAACACCACGCCGGACGGGCAGTTCCAGACCTTCTCCGTGGAGTCGGGTGCCTACATCCGGGAGAAGTTCTTCGGCACCGACCCTCGGCTGCGGGCCATGGTCGAGGGCATGACCGACGAGCAGCTGCGGCGGCTGTCGCGTGGCGGTCACGACTACCGCAAGGTCTACGCGGCGTTCAAGGCGGCGACGGAGCACGTCGGTCAGCCGACGGTCATCCTCGCCCACACCATCAAGGGCTGGACGATCGAGGCGCTGGAGGGTCGTAACGCGACCCACCAGATGAAGAAGCTCACGAAGGACGACATCAAGAAGTTCCGCGACCGGCTGTACCTCCCGATCTCCGACAAGGAGATCGACGAGAACGACCTGCCGCCCTACTACCACCCCGGTCCGGAGTCCGAAGAGATCCAGTACATGCTGGAGCGGCGGCGTGCGCTCGGCGGCCCGCTACCCGAGCGTCGAGTACGCCCGAAGATGCTCAAGCTGCCTGGCGACCCGGTCTACAGCGAGTTGCGGAAGGGGTCGGGCAAGCAGAAGGTCGCCACCACCATGGCGTTCGTCCGCCTGCTCAAGGACTTGATGCGCGACAAGGAGATCGGCGCGCGGTTCGTGCCGATCGCGCCGGACGAGTTCCGTACCTTCGGTATGGACTCGATGTTCCCGACGGCGAAGATCTACGACCCGCACGGCCAGCTCTACGAGAGCGTCGACCGCAAGCTGCTGCTGTCGTACAAGCAGTCGCCCCAGGGCCAGCTTCTGCACGAGGGCATCAGCGAAGCCGGCGCGATGGGCTCGGTGATCGCCGCGGGGACGTCCTACGCCACTCACGGCGAGCCGATGATCCCGGTCTACATCTTCTACTCGATGTTCGGCTTCCAGCGCACCGGCGACCTCATGTGGGCCTTCGCTGACCAGCTCGGTCGCGGCTTCCTCATCGGCGCCACCGCGGGCCGGACCACCCTGACCGGCGAGGGGCTCCAGCACGCTGACGGGCACTCGCACCTCCTCGCGGCCGCCAACCCGGCGTGCGTGGCGTACGACCCGGCCTTCGCCTACGAGATCTCCTACATCGTCAAGGACGGCTTGCGGAGGATGTACGGCTCGTCGGAGGAGCACCCTCACGGCGAGGACGTCTTCTACTACATCACCGTCTACAACGAGCCGCAGGTCCAGCCGCCCGAGCCGGAGAACCTCGACGTCGAAGGCCTGTTGCGTGGCCTCTACCTGTACGCGCCGTACCCGCACCCCACCGAACGTCGCACGCCACGTGCGCAGGTGCTCGCCTCCGGTGTGGCGATGTCGGCGGCGCTCGAGGCGCAGCGGCTGCTGTCGGACGAGTGGGGCGTCGCCGCCGACGTCTGGTCGGTCACGTCGTGGAACGAGCTGCGCCGCGAAGCGGTCGAGTGCGAGAAGTGGAACCTGCTGAACCCCGAGGGCCCGGCGCGCATCCCCTACGTCTCGACCAAGCTCGAGAGCGCCCCAGGCCCGTTCGTGGCGGTCAGTGACTGGATGCGGGCGGTTCCGGACCAGATCGCCAAGTGGGTGCCCGGTGAGTTCGTCTCGCTGGGGACGGACGGCTTCGGCTTCGCCGACACCCGCCCGGCCGCCCGACGGTTCTTCAACGTCGATGCCGAGTCGGTGGTCGTGGCCACGCTGGCCGCACTCGCACGGCGTGGCGAGGTGAAGCCGTCGACGGTGAAGGAAGCGGCCGAGCGCTACGCCATCGACGACCCGACCGCTGTCCGACACATCGCCCAGGAGGGGGCGGACGCCTAG
- a CDS encoding secondary thiamine-phosphate synthase enzyme YjbQ, with amino-acid sequence MRSEVLTIATGERERVVDVTDQCEAFLATVAEGADGLLHVFVPHATAGLALIETGSGSDADLLDILRDILPPDAGWRHRHGSPGHGRDHVLPAFLSPSVTLPVLGGRLELGTWQRVCLVDTNRDNPYRKVRLSFLSG; translated from the coding sequence ATGCGAAGCGAGGTCCTCACCATCGCGACCGGTGAGCGGGAGCGGGTCGTCGATGTGACCGACCAATGCGAGGCGTTCCTCGCCACGGTTGCCGAGGGCGCGGACGGTCTTCTCCACGTCTTCGTGCCGCACGCCACGGCCGGCTTGGCCTTGATCGAGACTGGTTCTGGGAGTGACGCGGACCTCCTGGACATCCTGCGTGACATCCTTCCGCCCGACGCCGGCTGGCGCCATCGACACGGCTCGCCTGGGCATGGCCGCGACCACGTGCTCCCTGCGTTCCTCAGCCCGTCCGTCACGCTTCCGGTGCTCGGGGGTCGCTTGGAGCTCGGTACGTGGCAACGGGTGTGTCTGGTCGACACGAACCGTGACAATCCGTACCGGAAGGTACGGCTGTCGTTCCTGTCGGGTTGA
- a CDS encoding PHP domain-containing protein: MRPVDQLKRIAFLLERTRAQTHRVRAFRKAAWTLEALPPGELERRLETGTLTQLPGVGPVSAKVVAEALAGERASYLVKLEEEAATPLVEGGTTLRRALRGDLHTHSDWSDGGSPIREMAEAARELGHEYIALTDHSPRLRVARGLSAERLREQLEVVRTLNEELAPFRILTGIECDILEDGSLDQDPELLAELDVVVASVHSHLRMPRDEMTARMVAAIANPAVDILGHCTGRLVTGDRGTRPESVFDADAVFDACRRFGVAVEINCRPERLDPPRRLLRRAVEHGCVFTIDTDAHAPGQLDWQPYGCARAEECGVTADRVLNTLPATDLLARLASA; this comes from the coding sequence ATGCGGCCTGTGGACCAGCTCAAGCGCATCGCGTTCCTTCTCGAACGCACTCGTGCCCAGACTCACCGTGTCCGGGCGTTCCGCAAGGCGGCCTGGACACTCGAGGCGCTCCCCCCGGGTGAGCTCGAGCGTCGCCTCGAGACGGGTACCCTCACCCAGCTGCCGGGCGTGGGCCCGGTCTCCGCCAAGGTCGTGGCCGAGGCACTCGCCGGTGAGCGGGCAAGCTACCTCGTCAAGCTCGAGGAGGAGGCCGCGACGCCGCTCGTCGAGGGTGGGACGACGTTGCGCCGGGCGCTCCGGGGTGATCTGCACACCCATTCGGACTGGTCCGACGGCGGTAGCCCGATCCGAGAGATGGCCGAGGCCGCCCGCGAGCTCGGCCACGAGTACATCGCCTTGACCGACCACTCGCCTCGCCTGCGGGTCGCGCGCGGCCTGTCGGCCGAGCGGCTGCGGGAGCAGCTGGAGGTCGTGCGGACCCTGAACGAGGAGCTGGCGCCGTTCCGCATCCTCACCGGCATCGAGTGCGACATCCTGGAGGACGGCTCCCTCGACCAGGACCCCGAGCTGCTGGCCGAGCTGGACGTGGTGGTCGCGAGCGTGCACTCCCACCTGCGGATGCCGCGGGACGAGATGACAGCCCGCATGGTGGCGGCGATCGCCAACCCGGCCGTCGACATCCTCGGCCACTGCACTGGGCGGCTCGTCACCGGCGACCGTGGCACCCGGCCGGAGTCGGTCTTCGACGCCGACGCGGTCTTCGATGCCTGCCGGCGCTTCGGTGTCGCGGTGGAGATCAACTGCCGGCCGGAACGTCTGGACCCGCCCCGGCGTTTGCTGCGGCGGGCAGTCGAGCACGGGTGCGTGTTCACGATCGATACCGACGCTCACGCTCCCGGTCAGCTCGACTGGCAGCCCTACGGATGCGCGCGGGCGGAGGAGTGCGGTGTGACCGCCGACCGCGTCCTCAACACCCTTCCGGCCACCGATCTTCTCGCCCGGTTGGCGTCGGCCTAA